In Suncus etruscus isolate mSunEtr1 chromosome 9, mSunEtr1.pri.cur, whole genome shotgun sequence, the genomic window TCAGGATGTGTGATGATTATACTATTTCTGACCtatacaaaaagcaaaaagcagtgGGATGGCAATAGATTCAAtaattacttttctattttccatTCCAGTGCTTAGAGAGATTATTAGAGAGATGTGAGCAAATTCAGTAATTGCTCCTAATGATTCATTCTTGAAAAATATCATTGTATTTGACAGACAAGGTTTTCTGCCAGAGTATTTTAGTATGTCTTTCTCAATATGTCTTCTCAGTATGTCTTTCTTAATATTCTGTTTTTTGTgggaagctttttaaaaatacttttctttgggACAGTACCAATTGATGCTTGGGGaatattcttgactctgtgctcagcaatcactcctagtggtgtttgggaCACAATAGAGGTGACAAAGCTCAAGCCCGAACTAAGAGGTGACAAAGATCAAGCCCGAACTAaatgtaaggtaagcaccttccAGCTATAACTAGCACAAAGACTCTTTCCTGAAGTTCTTGCAGACTCAGGACCCTTTGTGTCAATATTTAACCTGGCTATGTGAACATGAAAGTTTAGTACACGGGTCTGGTGATGCATGGCTGGTGGTACTGGGAATGACAATCACTCtactcagcagtgctgaggaaTCATGTGGTGAtgagaatcaaattcaggttctTATACACGCAAAGCACTCATTCTAATCCTTTGAACTATATTTCTAGTCTAACCTAACCtttgctttttctatttcttgaaaaTAGTTCCTGATTCTGCTAAGGTCATGTCTGTGGTAAACTACTGCACCTCTTAGActgaagagataacacaatgcaaagggtgctttccttgcacacaactaatctgggtttgatccctgacgccCCATATGTTCTGGCCCACCAAGCCTTGCCAgtgatgatccctgaacacagagccaggtttaaGCCTTGAGTATTGTAggctgttatttaaaataaaaaaattactgaactGAGAGTAATAATATTCATTCCTGCAATTTAATGTTTTCTGGCCTCTCAACAACATCTGATCTGGCCATAGGCAAGGGAATTCTCTGggcataaatgaaaaaataaaacgaCGTTAACAAATTTTATCTCCTCTCTGAGCTGATAATAAAGTTAAATGTGTAATCCCAGAAAGTCAGAAGCTTCCATGTGCTGCTGGATGTAGGGACCACTTCTGATAACTTTTCTTTTATCTCAAATTTTCTAATCTCATCCAAAACTCAGTCTTTTGGGCCTTTCATTGGCTCCACAACAGATTGTCAAATAAACACCTTAATATACTGACTCTTCACTTACCAAGATTAATTCAAGGCTCCAGATTTTACAATTGAAATGAAAGAGATAAAATCCAACAGTCTTTATGGATATGGAGAAACTTAAGGATGCATACTTAACTCCGTGATTTTTTATGCGATTGCATGGGGTCTCCTTTGAGACACTTTGAGGAATTTTTAATCAATTCCCTATCAGGAGTGTCTCTTTAGACTTCATTATCGTAGACCCTGGAGTGATGGGTGAAAAGAGTTATTTTGTTACAATAAATGGGAAGTCCACAGGATGCCATGTATTTATAGCTATTGATGAAGTACTATAGTGAAAGTTCTGAAAACCCACAATTTCAGAAAAGCAGTGtttgtgttttattattgttttaatatgttttatataatgaaTGTATTGATTTTCTACATTAGAAGTAAGGGTATACGtgtttggtatatatatatatatatatatatatatatatatatatatatatatatatatatatatatatatatatatatatatatataaaatcatgtgTAATATTGAACATggaattttaatcatatttttcactattacaggaaaaagaaagaagtcaagcaacaagaaaatacagtaaaaattatGCCATTATTTCCTACTACTCCAAATAGCCTTACTAAATGCTTCtaattcctttttgttgttgttgttgttgtttgtttttgagtcacacccggtgatacttagggattactcctgggtatgtgctcagaaatcgctcctggcttgggggaccatatggaatgctggggattcgaacggcagttcgtcctaggctggAGAGGgcatggcagatgccttacagcttgcatcACCATTCTGTTCTGGTCCCAGTGCTTCTAATTCCTTACCTATTTTGATGATTCTGTCTCTTCACATCActctcagaattttatttttagatataaaagGTTTCATTGAAAAAGCAAATTTGTTATTAAACTCTTGTAGGTAACATATGTCCCTAAAAAGTGTGGTTAAATTCTTAAAagtaactatcataacaatgtgaatgaatgagggaagtggaaagcctgtctagagtacaggtgggggtgggtggggagaagggagacttgggatattggtgatgggaatgttgcatccgtgaaggggggtgttctttacatgactgaaacccaactgcaaacatatttgtaattaaggtgtttaaataaagatattaatataaaaagtaatttcaaTGCATAAATATGAAGAGAATCACCCACTTTTGTACTATGAAAATGTATGTAGAAGACATTTTATAGGGAAAGGTTATAGGAAGGACCAATTCAGTATTTCCATTGCATAATTAATTTACATCCTATAATATCTTGTTTGAAATTGTTTATATAGATTATGCTATGCATATATATCACTATAAttctataacatttatttttataagtcccAGCATTTCCCAAATATTCATCACAGGGAATTCAATTCTTTAGTCTTACTCATTCCTCAGAGTGTGGTGAGCTTCCTCTTGAGAGAACATTTAACCTAACTGAGAATATTGTAGACATATTTGTATGTCATAAAGcagtgtatttgtttgttttaattaatatatattgataattaaaaatttatgctTGCTAAATGCATATTCCAGGGCATCATAGTAGGACAGAATCAGAAATTGACACTTGTgacaatcaaaatttaaaaatgttcttttctgcCTTCTTTTTGTACGTTTGTTTTTAGAAcccatccagtgatactcagtacttattcttggctctgtcctcatgGACCACTTCTTTTGGAACTTGGTGAATCCAATGTGCCAGAGATCATCagacctgggtcagttgcataagATGGAAATGTCCTATTCAGTTGCATAAGATGGAAATGTCCTATCCATTTTATTACCTCTTTGGCACCTACAATTTAGGAATTTCATTATCCttatataaatgatttattttcaattctgATTCCAGAATTTACAACCCCTTCTACAATGAAAAATATACCTTTACTTTTAGCCTACACAATGCTAAAGCTAATatctcttgtattattttttataccgtcataaaaatataaatttattttgaaatgtgtttTCTCATAGTTTGGGAGACTAGAAAAGAAGTTCAACATTGTTTGGCATGTTCAATTTCTTCTGATTCTTCTCTTGGCCTGCAACTGAATGTCTTTTTTCCTTTAGTACCCTCACCTGGCCTTTCTTTCCTCTATGTGTATGTGTGCTGTCTAATAACAATGGTTTTGATATAAAAAAACACTTCTTTTATGTGTGTTGAACTTTAGTTTTGAGAGTCatatccagtgttgctcagggtttacttctggttctgtgctcactgattactcctgatggcctcagaggaccatatatagtgctgagaCTCAAACTTGGCTCAGATGCATGCAAGTCATATACTCTAGCAGCTGTACTACTATTCTATCCACTAATAAAGATatacttttaataaatatgtgacagaaatacttttataatgttattttattatttatatgtgtcAGATCAAGAAAGCTAGGGAAAATTATGAGGGGAATTCAGAGGTAACTACTGCCAATATTTTGTCTGATGAAAGCCTGCATGACAGTTCAGAGTTCAATCCACATTCTAGGATACAAACTTGGTAGTACTAGAAACCATCTCTTggtatacctagtggtgctcaagaaaaCCATATGGTTCCAGGGTTAAGATTAATAATTCAAATACACATCACATGTGTTCCACACCTATAAGTTATATTCCCTACCCTGTTGAAAAGTTACttgttggggctggtgaggtggcgctagagttaaggtgtctgctttgcaagtgctagccaaggaaagactgaggTACGATCcccaggcgttccatatggtcccctaagccaggggcaatttctgagtgcttagccaggagtaacccctgagcatcaaatgggtgtggccccaaaaaacaaaaaaaatgttacttcTTTTACcaattatttatgttttctataCAAGCATTTTTCTAGTGAGCTACAAAGCTAGTTTTTGTATGTATTGTTAAAATGAAGGCTTGTTTACAAAATCTATTAATTTTGCATGAGATAAAATTGTATTATCTATAAAGAATTCATTTTCATTCAGGAGCTTTCCCTGCTGCTTGAAGATAGCATTGTCATACCAAAGAAATTCTAACATCCTGTTTGATATGACAGTATGAACTATCAGATATAGTTTAAAAATCCACATTCACCAGAACCAGACACAGTGTAAAAAACAGTTCTTTTGCAAAGAAGTGAAAAGTCCACAGTGCTTTTAGGGAAATCTGGGAAATAATAATTCAGAGGTGAAAAAATCATACTTTCTAATTGTCCAGAGTCAGCTAGAACTTTTTATATCTTATAGGCCAACATATGCCAAGTAAAGGTGAAGGTAAAGATGATACAATATACTATAGTCTAGAGCTGCTGCTATAGGGACATAAATGCTGTTGATGCAACAGACATGTTCCTGTGACACAGACAAATAGATCTCActgactcaaaacaaaataagggaaAGGTTTGAGAAGGAAGACTAGGAGAAGATGAAGGCCAGGGTCCTGGAGGAAAATCTGTACTTTGAAAGCAGTGAGCAATGAAGTATGTCTGTGAATGAGAAATGACTTGCCTGTGACAAAGTCCATTGTAAGGGAATCAAAATATTCAGAAAGAGGAAACAATGAATGAAGAATATTAGGTGAATGAGTTGTTTGTAACATACCAGTGAATAACATTAAAACAACTTAATAAGAAGTAATTAAGAATATTAGGGAGTTTGGACAATGTCTAAATTAACTCATGGGAAATCAGAAAGGCCAATAATTTCTATATGGTTTCACAGAGGTGACATTTGATTCTAACAATGTATTGTGCTCTTGAGTTGGCCAGGGGAGTCAATAGGAATAAAAAGTCCAGCACAAAATTTACCTAAGCTAAATGCCCAATAAAATAAAGGTTGTGTATTAGATTCTATTTATAAAAGATTCCATGCTTTGACTTTGAAGAGAAATATTAGAACCATTAGATCCACAGAGGAAATATATCTTATTTGTGTCTCCTTGAACAAAGTAATatacaaatggaaaaattaatggGAATGAGAAAATGGGCTATAAATTAGGCATCTACAGTATACCACAATTACAATGAACTACTTTATCTAAATAATGTATTATGTGTGCAAACTTTGCCATTGTTCTTTTTTCTGTTATACTTCTAGaaatttatcagttttattttgaACTGCTATAAAAGAGCTACTTTGAAAGGATGAGATATTATTTTAGACATTTTGAAAGAATTAAAACTAGTTTTGAACTTACTGATTTCCACAATATCCCAGTCTGTCCAACATTGCAAAGAGACGGTGTCTGTATCTTTAATAAGAGCATTAACCCCAATCCTGAGAACCTATTCTCAACAATGAGTTCCTTATAAAATTTCCACTTTCAAACTGGATATAATTACACTGAGAGTTAAACATCAAAAAACAAAAGTGTGGCGGGAAGAACTATTTAGTATGTAgcaagggtttatttttttttcatttttggtaatTGTTTATTCTATATACTAAATTAGGTTGTAGTAAAGTGATCAAAATACAGAGGTCACAAGAACTGAAAAAagacatttcttctctaaaaaaaTCTCTCATATAGAATAAAACCCTTATAATTACCTTTTACTTgttttttctcatatatattgatttattcaGTCCATAATATATATCCAactttttatataattctatCTTTTCCCTATCTTTCACTCCTTACCTCCCCATTTGTAAATATATTGTCTAATAAGACTAAATACAGATatatgatgaacatttttcaaaaattccAAATGTGGATGCCTTTATTTCACCCTTTCATCCCAGAGTTAATCAAAATAACAAGATCCTTAAATAGTTACTCAGATGgcgaattttttttcttttttgttttttggattacaccaggcagtactcatcgggttactcctgactctatgcttagaaatcactcctggcaggctcgggggtccatatgggatgttgggattcgaaccaccgtccttctgtatgcaaggcaaatgccctacctccatgttatttctccagcccctcagatggGAATTATTATCCTTAACTCCAATTCCTGCTTTTGATACTTAAGACTAATATTGTTTTGTGTTGTAGATATTATACCTTCCTTCAAACCCAGCCACAAAAGATTCACTTAAATGATTTCAAAAACTCAAACTTTTTAACAATGCGCTGGCGGATTTGTTTGGTCTTAATGCTGTAGACAATAGGGTTCATGAGAGGTGGTACCAAAAGATACACATAAGACATGAGAAGATGTACAATACGGGGAAGATGTTCTCCAAAGCGATGTACTAGAGACAATCCAATCATGGGGATGTAAAAGAGGAGCACAGCACAGATGTGGGAAACACAGGTGTTGAGGGCCCGAAGTCGCTCCTGACGGGATGCAATGCTTAGAACAGTGCGGAGAATAAGGGCATAAGAGAGGAAAATGAGCAATGAGTCCACACCCACAGTGCATGCAACAACAAAGAGTCCATAGATATGATTGACAATGATGCTGGAGCAGGCCAATTTCATAATCTCAAGATGGAGACAATACGCATGAGCCAGCACATGAGTGCGGCAGTAGTGGAAGCGCTTAAGAAGGAATGGCAAGGGGAGTATAAGCAATGCACTTCTAAGCACTGAGCCCAAGCCCATCTTGACAATGCGTGCAGGTGTCAAGACTGTAGAATAACGCAGTGGATTACAGATAGCAACATAGCGGTCAATGGACATCGATAGTAGAACTGAGGACTCCACAAGTGACAGAGTATGGATGAAGAAGAGCTGAGTGAAACAGGCAGGTATACCTATCTCTCTGAAATCAAACCAGAAGATCCCCAGCACAGTAGGTAATGTAGAAAGGCAAAGACCCAAGTCTGTGAGGGCCAGCATGGCCAAGAAATAGTACATAGGTTCATGGAGGGTCGCATCAGTACGGATGACATGGAGAATGGTAACATTTCCTACAATAACTGTCAAATAAATGGAGCAGAAGGGAATAGAGATCCAACCATGGAACTCTTCCAGACCTTGGAAACCTGTCAAGAAGAATGTGGCTTTGTCGAGGCTGCTGTTGTAAAAGATTTTCATGGCTTTACAAGCTCGGTTCAAAAATCTGCAATAGAAAACAGAACTTTTAGAGAATGACAATTCTGAATTATCACTCACCTATGTGTCTGGAATTTGAAAGTTGAATGGTCTgcagaagaaatgagaaagaaatgagaaagaattgAGAAAGAATTGAAGAATCTGATGTATTAGATTTTCTGAACGATCTGGAAATGGTTCTTTGTAACAATTTTAGAGCAAAGGTTTACCATTTGGAGATATATCCCCAAAATTGGATCATCAGCAGTTTAATGATATCATTTCAGGTGGCatctttttaatgtgttttatctGAAAACAACTCCAATTTAATAATTAAAGCATCTAGAGTCAAAGAGAAAGTACTTTAATAGTTTGTTCCATACACCATATATGTCTATACTAGTATCAGgtatatgatatattttcaaatgtatttgtAAACTCCtgggttttgtttagttttgaagtACCTAATCTGCAGGctgataaaaagaaaatgctcaGTAAATTCTTAAAGACTACCAGAATGATGCCTTACTTTAATCTACATAAAGCCCTTTTGTGACAAAGGATGCAGAAGACAGTAAATTTCTGAAGTCTGGAGTAAGAAATGTCTGAGAAAAAGCAGagccttcagaaaaaaaatcttacaaaacTGTTCTCTAGGACTTAATTTTGGTTAAAAAAAGAgggatttgggcccggagagatagcacagcggcgtttgccttgcaagcagtcgatccaggaccaaaggtggttggttcgaatcctggtgtcccatatggtcccctgtgcctgtcaggagctatttctgagcagacagccaggagtaacccctgagcattgccgggtgtggctcaaaaaccaaaaaaaaaaaaaaaagaggaattcaTGTTTTAATAAAAAGGTAGTTAATGAAATGAGACtaaatatgggatgctgtgaaagTAGACATCAAatctaaaatgtaaataatgaagagaactttttttttttttttgttttttgggccacacccggtgacgctcaggggttactcctggctatgcgctcagaa contains:
- the LOC126018452 gene encoding olfactory receptor 51G1 → MKIFYNSSLDKATFFLTGFQGLEEFHGWISIPFCSIYLTVIVGNVTILHVIRTDATLHEPMYYFLAMLALTDLGLCLSTLPTVLGIFWFDFREIGIPACFTQLFFIHTLSLVESSVLLSMSIDRYVAICNPLRYSTVLTPARIVKMGLGSVLRSALLILPLPFLLKRFHYCRTHVLAHAYCLHLEIMKLACSSIIVNHIYGLFVVACTVGVDSLLIFLSYALILRTVLSIASRQERLRALNTCVSHICAVLLFYIPMIGLSLVHRFGEHLPRIVHLLMSYVYLLVPPLMNPIVYSIKTKQIRQRIVKKFEFLKSFK